Genomic window (Equus asinus isolate D_3611 breed Donkey chromosome 13, EquAss-T2T_v2, whole genome shotgun sequence):
TGTACCAGGTTTACGGATAGGGAAATTACCATAAAGATGACGTTGATACAATTGGATTCAAAGTTTCAACAGAGTTTTTGTGTCTTAGAACCATGACtgattaattctaaaatttatatggaagaggAAATGGCCAATGTTTGCAAAGTTTACTGATATCAAAGAACAATGTGCAGTGATGTTCTACCAAACATCAAGACTTTTAATAAAGCTGTAATAGTTAAAACAGCGCTGTATCAGTCCAGAAATAAGCACTTAGACAAATAGAATAAAGACTCCCAAAAAAGGTCCAAGCATACACAGAAATCAATATATCTTAGGAGTCACATTACAGATCCGTGGGAAAATGTGGACAATGCTTGTCCATATGGAAGATGAGACTGATTACCATCTCAGCTTAGTaacaaaaaatcaattaaaaatggaTCCAGAACTTGCTCATCAAAGggaaaaattttagatttttagatGAAATAtagaagatttaaagaaattttggaaTTGTGAAGTAATTTCTTAAACAAGGTACAAAAGTATAAATCATGAAGCAAAAGGTTGAATAATTTGCTATCTTataattaaaaagcatttttcaaaagacaccataaagCACAAACTAGGAAAAGATATTGCAATACATGTAACTAACAAGGGACTTGTAGAGAATttatacaaatcaataagaaaaacaatatgaAATAGACTAgactcggggctggcccggtggcattgtggttaagttagcacactccactttggtggcccagggtttgcaggtttggatcccgggcacagagatacacactgctcattaagtcaCGCAGtgaaagcatcccacatataaaatagaggaagattagcacagatgttagctcagggtcaatcttcctcaccaaataaacaaaaacaaaacaccccaaaataAACAAGACTCTAGAACAAGCATTTCACAAAACAAGAAatccaaatgaccaataaaagcaaaaaagagttTTAATCTCATTAGtagtcagagaaattcaaattaaaacaacgagatatcatttcacacccaTTAACTTGGCAAAATTTCAGACATCTGGGATTCAGAGCAGTGGGACTGCTGGCGAGGGTGCAAATGGTCCAGGATCTTCGGAAAATAGTTTGGAACTGCCTGGTAGAGCCGATTAAACACATGCAGTGAAAGTTAGCAATTTCTCTCCTAGAACTAGACTCTACGAAAAAGTTTTGAACATATGCACCAGGACACAGGTTCAAGAGTGAATGTTCTCACCACCAAAAAGAAGTCGTAactatgtgacatgatggagatGTTAGCTAACGCATCGTGGTATCAAATCCACACattgtgcaccttaaacttacacaatgctgTATGttagttatatttaaataaaactgaaagaaaataaaaataaagtaatctTGGGTATTGTTAAAACCATATGTATAGGggccgtgaccgagtggttaagttcacgcgctctgcttcggcagcccagggtttgccggttcagatcctgggctcggacttagcactgctcatcaagccacgctgaggtggcgtccctcatgccacaactagaaggacccacaactaaaatatacaactatgtactggggggctttgcagagaagaaggaaaaataaaatctaaaaaaaacccacagtcacaatttattttaaaaaaaatacgtaTATGTACATACTCTGGAAATACTATGGCAAAACTGTGACGAAAACGAGAAGATGATGAATGTAAAATTCAGGGTTGGCTCCCTCAGAGGAGGGGCTTTGGACTTCAGAATTaatgatgtttattatttaagCTGTAGTAAGGTGGGCATGCAAGTATTGAAGGGTCTTCCTGGTTGAAAGAGTATGCATTTATTAGGTACGTTCTTTTGTGTGTATGATACATTGCaagaaaaaagtttcaaaaaagtTCACATAATCATGGTGTTCTCACAGAAACGTGGACAATGACACTGGATTTACTGTTCAGAAGGTCATTCCCATCCACCATAGAGGCTGTGTTCCTGGGCGGGGCGTCGATACCCAACAGGTGCTACTGGTTCTCACAATCAGGCTGACTCCGCCTCTGCCCACAGCCCCTCAGAGGTCTGTTCACCCAGAGGACAGCACTGAGCATGCTCAGGAGCAGGGGCACCTCCAGGAAGACCAGCAGCAGGAAGCGGACGCTGCTGAGCAGGGACCTGTGGGGGACACAGTGACAGACAGTGAGCCACATCCTCAGGGGAGGCCCTGgtgccctccccttccccctatCCCTGTGTGCAGGTCCTGTGGCCACACAGTCCACATAAAGACCAGCCCTGGGCAGAGCAGCCCCACTTGAAAGACCACTGCCCCCGACTCTGTGCCTAATGATGGCTCTTGAAAATTAGGACAGTGGGCATAAGGAAGGTCATGGCTGTTAGAATGATGTGAGGGAGACCCAGGGACCCGGGTGGGACCTGGGCCCAGAAGAAGGATTTCTACCTGAGCCCTCCACATTTGGGGGCTATCCCACCTGTGGTCTCATGATAAATAACAAGGTCATTTGTGTGAGATCTGCTCTCCGGCAAGCAGCATTTCCCACGAGGGAAGAGACTGTTTTATTCACAGTGAGCAGCTGGTACCTGCCCGGTGCCTCCAAGATGTCAGCCCTTAAAAGTCAGTGGCAGTTGATGGAACGAATGCATGACCCACCTCAGCTCCCACCTCCCTCTGAGGCCTGGGTTCTCTACAGGATGACACTTCTGACCAGGGCtcggagggaggctggggagagagcGCAGGGGCCGCCAATCCCCAGGACACCTGCCGCCTGCCTTGGCCTGGGCCGGGCTCTGGAGAGCTCCTTTTGCGGGATGTTTGCGCTgggtcttctctctgcctggacccCTATTTCTGCAGATGCCCACGTGCTTGGCTCCCCAAACCCTGCAGCTCTTCACTCAAATGTCCTCAAACCAGCGAGGCCCCCTGATCGTTGCGTATTAAACAGCAATCcccatcacccccaccccacatgcTCTCCCCAAACCCATGGGACAGGTTTTCCCCGAGCGTTCATCATCAACTGGCATGTttatattgatttattcattgtgtGACTCCCCCGAGAACACGACTTCTGTCGGAGCAGGCTCGTGTCTGTGTGGTCCGCTGCTGCATCTTCAGAAGAGCAGCCGGCACTTAGTATGCCCTTCACGATCAGGTGTGGAATTGGTAAATAAATGAGGGGCCCGCGGGAAGGGTGGCACGAATCCCTCTACCGCTCCCTCGCCTGGAGGAGAAGTCACCCAGGGGTCAAAGTCCGGGGACCCGGGCCCCTCACGGATGGTGTTGGCTGGGATCTGCAGTTTCTTGCCTTGTTGTGCTGGACCTGGTGGTTGCTGGCAGGGTCGTGGGAGGACCTGGGGTGCTTGTGAAGATCTtcggggtgggggctgctgtgGTGGGTAAGGGAGAAGCGTACATCAGGCCCCGTGTCCTCTCACTCACTCTCCCACTCTCTGTCACCTGTGTGTCTCTGACTCACACAGTTGAGGTCACTCAGACCACCTGGACAGATGGCCTGGGTCCAACATCCCTCATGGCCACCCCAGGGCCTGACCAGCACCATGGCCCCCTCTCCAGGCGCTCCCGGGCTAGGTGGGCCCTTTCAGGTGCAAGGTCGTCCTGCTTACCAGGACACTTGAGAGTGTGGAGAGCACTTGGCTCCAGGTCACACCCCAGCCAGAGCCACACCTTTGTGCTTGCTGTCTACCCTGTCAGGGGACAGAGGGGGTGACATTACTCTGTAGAGATTGATCCAGGGCGATGGCAGAGCCAAGGCCCTCGGGCATGGCTGATGGCTGGAGCGAGGTCCAAAGAAACAAGGACATACAGCAGAGTCTGCCTGAACAGAGGGACCCAGAGTTGCTCAGGGCACTCAGCCAGGCCTACGGCCCCGGGTGGCCACTGGACAGTCTCCTCACGGGGAGGGAATGACCGGAAAGAAAGATCGAGAGAGACGTGCACCTGGATGACCCCATAGAAAGTGGCCTGTCCCAAAGCCAAGTGGACAAGCCTGCTTCTCTCACACACTCAGCTGTTCCAGTGGATTTTCAGTTGCTCATCTTAAACAGGAACCCGAAGGGGTAGGTGAGAGAAACTGCTCCCATAAGGGAAACCAGGACCCACTGGAGGGGACTCAGGAGCCAGAGACAAGGTCAGAACAAGAACCCAGGGGAAGCCACACACTCAGAGGCGGACCTGGGTCTGGTCCTCAGGAAACAAGGGCAGGGTTCTGTTAAAGAAGAACCGAAGTACACTTGGGGCCATAATGCCCGAGACCCCATTTTCTCACCCTTCTTCTCCTCTGCCTAGGGGGAGCGATTTCAGGGGTTTCTCTGGGGCTTCAGGGGTCTCTCTGTGGGTACAAAGTGCAATGGAAAGGAGGGGTCAGGATCAGCCTGGATGGACAGGGTGGTCACCAAAGTTCCTCCGAGAAGGGCCGCTCAGAGACAGACAGCCTGGAAAACATAGCCGAGGCCTGGCTCCTCACCAGATGGGCCTGGGACAAGGGCACCCTGAGGTGCGGCTCCCTCAAGGGCCCTTGGGGTCCGGGGCTCTATCTTGGGCCCCTCTTGTGGCTGCTGCAGGCCCTCAGGACTGCGGCTGGGAGGCTGGTGTCTTGGGAACCAGCCACCACCTAGTGACGTCCTCTTAGGGCCCAGGGTGATGGGCAGCTGTGAGTGAGAGGAGCAGATGCCCCAGGGGTCCTGTTCCCGTAGAGGGGACCAAGAGAGGGATGAAGGAGACATGCGGTCTCCTCCAGAGGGACCACGGCCTTTGTGAGGACAGGCAGGCAGCTTGTCCCTGGACTCAGGGCAGTTCCCCCTCCCAGGAAAGCTTCAGGCCTGAGAAGGTGTCAGGGTGCGGTACACAGAAGGGTCTAGAACAGCCAGAGGTGAGCATGTGCTTGTGTGCTTGTGCAGAcaacataacacacacacacacacacacacacacacacatgcacacatggacacatacatactcacacacatgcatgcagaCACCCTGCGTCCTGTCTCTGACCCTTAACCTTGCCCAGCTCTTCTATCCAATGTCCTACATCTTTCCTGAGGGTCCGAGTGACCAGCCCTGGACTCAGGCAGCCCTGGTGCTGGTGTGAGGTTGGGGGGGGCACTCACCTGGCAACACAGACACCTCAACCTGGAAGGTGGAGTCATGTAAAACTCCTTCAGACCACCGTGTATCGATCCCACAGCAGTAAGTTCCTGTGTCAGCCTCTGTGAGGCTCTCCAAGGTCACGGTGAAGGTGAGGTTTGCGGGGTGGTCCCTGATGGACACGCGGCCACGGCtcacttctctctctgactctgtggTCTCCACAATCTTCTTCCTCCACGGTGGCCACTTTGAGTTTCGGCACCAGTATTTTTTATGTTCTCTGTATTCCTCGTCATACCGACACTGCACACTCAGGGATCCCCCGATGGTGCCGGTCACGGTTCTGGGACCACTCAGAGACAGAGAGCCTGGAAAATACAGGCGAGTCCCAGCTCCTCAGTGGATGGGCCTGGGTCCAGGACTCCCTGGGGTGCAGGTCCCTCAAGAGTCCTCGGGGCCTGGAGGAGGCCGCGGCAGGAGACTGGAGCCTTTCCTCAGAgccaggagaggggaagaggggggcGTAGCTCCCTCCTCACAGAGGTGGCACAGGGAGAGGGTGTCCATGGAGACAAGAAAGGCCAGCGTGGTaaactgagtgtgtgtgtgtgtgcatgcgtgcgtgcgtgtgtgtgatgCTCCAAGACATCCTTCCTGACTGTGACAATCGAGGTAATGACTATCACAGACACCCCCCTCACTAGCACTATTCTGTCCAGCACAGTGACCAAGACTCCCCTGCTTTATGCGCAGAATCCTCCTGGTCACTGCCGAGGCAGGTGCTGGCTCCTCCCAGAagcttctctgcctctccctcttccctcccacgtcccccttccctcccctggggGCCACTTCTCAACCCACCTCCATcctgcccttcccctctcccGCTCAAGGCAGACTCCTccgcccaggcccagcccctcacctgggacaagaaaaaggagcagagctGAAGGCAGCCACGCGGCCTGGTCCTTCAGGGTCATTTCTCCAGCACAAATGTCACCTGCAGCAGCGCGAGGCCCTTGGTGGGGActgggttgagcctcctcacagaggatctaatctctGTGTTACCACTTCTGCATTTCCGGGCCCCTCTGCTTTCTTGTCCGGCCCTGAGTCAGGTCTGATGTTGGAGCCGGTCAGGGTGCAGGAAGCTCAGGGAGAGAATCTGCATGGGCTGTGCAGAGCCCCCAGACCCGGTGCCCCTGGCTTCTCCCAGTCCCGGTGACTGgacagggccagggccaggtcCTGGACTCGGTTGCAGCCGCTGCTCCTCTGCACAGCAGTTCTGCGctgctcctcctctctcactGTTTCACACACGCTCCCACACAGCGGAGCCAAGCGGGCACATTTCCTCCTCAGCAGGTGTCCTTGCCTCTGTGATACGTCACTTCCTTGTGGTCAGGATGTACAATCCTGGGAGCGGAGGCcagacccctccctcctctctggcctTGGTGGTGACCAAAGAGGTACTTTGACCCCCTCAACCTGCAGCTCCAGGCACCCATGGAGAGCTCTGCCCCCGTGGGACCCCAGCTTTTCCTCTGGTCACACAAGTTGGCACTGTGACCTCAAACACTTTCAGAGGTCCTCGCTTGGTTCTGGGTTCCTAACCAGGGCACAAACCCCTCAGGCTGCGGCTTCCTTCCTTGTGTGCTTCCTTGTTCCCCAACATATGGTGGAGCAGCCGTCATCAACCCTCCAGTACTTCACTTTTTACTCTTCTTTGAAAGTCCACTCCACTGTGAGATTCAGGACAGAATATTGAGAAAGGGTTCAGAGGGTGAAGATGCTGATGGGAAGTTGGGGAGCATGTGAAGCTGAGACTGATCCCTCCTCTCTATCCAACGGCAGAGAGGGTGGTCATATAACAAGAGGGCAGTCTCCCCAAAGGTGCTGGCAGTTCGTGTCTCTTTTGGGTTCACAGTGATGACCAGGGGCCTCTTCAAGGTGGAGAGTGGGGGATGATCCTTCCCAGGAGGTGGGGAGGCAGATCTGACCCAACTTAGAATGCCTTGTTCTCATGACCTGATGGGTTTAGGGTCACTTTACCCTGGAAATGGTAGGGTGATGGGTCAAGGTGCAGGACCCATTTAGTGTCTCTCCCAATGATGCCATTTTCTCAACCTTGTCATACACAAACCAGGTCTATCAATTTCCCCCTAAACACTGTCTCCCAGATTTGTGCCTCTCTCACACTATCTTATCATGATCAAAGGCAATGATATTCCTAGCACAGTTGTAGCGCAAATGCTGTGATCCAGATTCTCTCCATCACTCCCCGTCTATCCTGACTCTAACTCTCCaatctgcctcctcctccttttcccccGAAGTTACAAAGGACCTCTCTCCTCTCAACACTCCAGTGACACCCCTCTTCTTCCCAAGCCCCTCatgccctctcctttctcttctccaatcATCAGGAAGGGACAGCTTTAACCGACGTCAGTAGTCGTTAATGTCACTCCTTGCTCCCCACTCTTCAAATGAAACCCACTCTCCTTGCTTGGCCTGCATGGCCTGAGCAGACCTGACCACTGCTTCGTTCTGTAGCTTCGTCTTGCTCCTTCCACCCCAGTGTGGTCCTATGTTCCAGCCAAAGTGCTCAACCCTCCCCAGGCTTTAGCACTTGCTGCTCCCTggacccctcccccagctcttcTCACTGCCTGCCCCTTCTTGTCCTCTTGGTTTCACCTTGGATGTAACTTCCTCAGAAAGGCTCCCTGATCACTCTTCCTAGGGGTCACACTACCTGTCCTGCTCACTGATCCctgtttattttctccatatttcttcaaacattatgttactatgttttcttttggTGGTTTCTATCCATCTCCCCCTCCAGGATATAGCTGACATCATAGTGGCGTTTTGGGTCTATTTTATTCATCAAGGGACGACCCAGTGCCCAACTGCACTGTGTAACCAATGGTTGCTGAACGAGTGACTGAGTGATTGTGTGAAGAAAGATTGAACTGGCTGCAGAGACTGGCCCTAGGCAAGTGCGGTCCAACCACATTAGAGATCTATCGCTGTGTAACAAATTCCCCCAAGACTTAGCAGCTGAAAACAATGAACATTTAGTATCTCACACTTCATGAGAGTCATGAGTCTGAGCTTGGCTTatctgggtggttctggctcagggtgtCTCCTTCATGAAGGTGCAGTCATgatgttggccagggctgcagtcatccgAAGGCtagactggggctggaggatctgcttccaagatggcgCACTCACACAGCTGTTGGCAGAAGGCCTCAGCTCCTTGCTCAATAGCTACTTGAGTGTCTTCATGACATGGCAACTAGCTTCCCCCAGaatgagtgatccaagagagagcaaggcaCAATATCTCTTGTGACCTACCCTTGGAAGTCATATGCCACTGCTTCTGCCATATCTGAGGGTCACATAGACCCATCCTGATATGACGTGGAAGGGGCCTACAGAAGGGCATGAATGTCTGATCTGGGTGGTGGCTATGCAAACATATTCACTTCCTAAAATTTCACTGAGCTGTGTGTTTATATTCTGTATAATTTTCTGCTTGTATGTTATACCTCAGTAAAAgaatttaaacaacaaaaaccaaaatataaaattatatatctcTGGaagttttcttgattttcttttttttttttggttattgtttaTAGGTCTTTTTTCACATAGCAAAGAGCTTATGTATATTAATCTCTCCTCCTCCCAACGGCCTCGCAAATGGATCAGAGAGGAAATGAACTAACCAGGAATACACTGTAAGTGACAGTGTCTAGATCTGAACCCAGATTTCTTCAAAGAGTAGTCAATGGCCAGCACAAGGGAGAAGCCCAGGCTTCAGACCCAGAATACAGAATGAGAAGTTTGCTAGGCACTTGGTGGCCATGGTAACCCGAATTGAGAAACTCCACAGCCAGCGACAGTTTCCTGAGTCTGCTCCGCCCaccactctctctcccttctgcctcACTTCCCCAGCGCATCTTCCTTTTCAGAAAACACTTCTTGAACTAAAGGTAGTTTCTGCCAGCTCCTGGCTGTGCTAATAGGTTGGAAGATCCAACAGGGGGACAATGGAAGAGCAACAGTAATTTGGGAATACGCATTTGGCTTTAGGTTTGAGTACGTgttgtgatggctaattttgtgtgtcaattgaccggccatggggtgcccagattaCAGACTATTTCTGCGTGTGCCTGTGACGGTGTTTGCAGATGGGATTCGCATTTGAATGAGTGGACTCAGtcagcagattgccctccccagtgtaggtgggcatcatccaatccgtGGAGGGCCTGAAAAGAACACAAGCGACAGTGACTGGTGAGGAAGGAGGAACTCACCTCTTCCTGCCTGATTGTTTCAGCCGGGACAGGGATCTTTTCCTGCCCCCGGCACTCCTGGTTCTTAgaccttcagacttggactgaatGACGCCGTTGGCTTTCTTGGGTCTCCGGCTTGCAGACAGCAGAGGTGGtattcctcagcctccagagttGTATGAgtcaatttcttataataaatctcttcatatACAGATACTTCCTGTTCCCTCTGTTTCTCTAGAAAACCCTGACTAATAGACATGTGTGTTTGACTCTACGTGAATTCACTTCTTCAATTCTTGCACACAAGGACCAAACTCAGGAATGTCCATGTGAAGACAACACAGGAAGACCCCAAACCTCACCAGCTCGACCCTCCTCTCGCCTGTCTTCCCACAGACATTTCCCAGAGTTGATGAAATGTTTGTGTTCCAAGGGGCCGCTATAGAGAACATAGAGGAAAAGGCCTAGGAAGTCAATAAGCTGAGCATTAAATAGCGTGGGAACCTTCAGTGGAATGAACTGGGTCTCCCATtcgcaagggaaaaaagaattaagcaaagaaaaagttaaagCAGAATGTTATTGCCTTTCTGTGGGTTGGAATCAGAAGGAtctgcttcattcttctctgGCTTCCAGGGTCTCTCTGAGGTCCAGAGGTGCCTCGGTCACTTTCATTTTTCGAAGCACTCAGCATCTTGAAAAAAGAGATGTCAAACTAGGGTTacaaaaattgtgatatattttaaacttgTAAAGTTCACAAATCAACTTTTTGATCCACAAATGACCATAAAGTGTAATTAATTGGGTTATGAAAATGATTATTGGGTCAAAAATTTAATTTGCGTGATTTAGTAGGAATAAAACATATCTACAAACACGTAGGAGAAACATTTCTGTCAACACAGCCCTGTGGTTGTATAGATAATTTGACTTAGAGACAATGTTTAAGGCCAATTTTGAGGCCTTTCACGGGCTGCTAGGCCAGGGCCAAACCACAGGTCTCTCCCGCAGCCCCTCCGCCTGTCCATCTCTCTTGGCCCCTCCACCTCTGTCTCCTTGCTTCTCATCCTCACGGCTTTCTGCAGTCCTTTCTGGGCGCTGATCACAGTTAGTC
Coding sequences:
- the CD300C gene encoding CMRF35-like molecule 6, giving the protein MTLKDQAAWLPSALLLFLVPGSLSLSGPRTVTGTIGGSLSVQCRYDEEYREHKKYWCRNSKWPPWRKKIVETTESEREVSRGRVSIRDHPANLTFTVTLESLTEADTGTYCCGIDTRWSEGVLHDSTFQVEVSVLPAAPTPKIFTSTPGPPTTLPATTRSSTTRSLLSSVRFLLLVFLEVPLLLSMLSAVLWVNRPLRGCGQRRSQPDCENQ